One genomic region from Streptomyces sp. Li-HN-5-11 encodes:
- a CDS encoding DivIVA domain-containing protein translates to MPLTPEDVRNKQFTTVRLREGYDEDEVDAFLDEVEAELTRLLRENEDLRAKLAAATRAAAQNQQNMRKPPEGQDQQHPQHQQQGIPQQGMRGPGAPVPAGISGPPQQQMGGPMGGPPQLPSGAPQLPAGPGGQGPQGPGPMGPGPMGQGPGPMQGQMGPGPMGGPMGPGPMGQGPGGDSAARVLSLAQQTADQAIAEARSEANKIVGEARSRAEGLERDARAKADALERDAQEKHRVAMGSLESARATLERKVEDLRGFEREYRTRLKSYLESQLRQLETQADDSLAPPRTPATASLPPSPAPSMAPAGASAPSYGGNQTMGGAPSPSAPSYGGQQQMSPAMTQPMAPVRPQGPSPMGQAPSPMRGFLIDEDDN, encoded by the coding sequence ATGCCGTTGACCCCCGAGGACGTGCGGAACAAGCAGTTCACGACCGTCCGCCTCCGAGAAGGCTATGACGAGGACGAGGTCGATGCCTTCCTCGACGAGGTCGAAGCCGAGCTGACGCGTCTGCTCCGGGAGAACGAGGACCTGCGCGCCAAACTGGCCGCGGCCACGCGCGCTGCTGCCCAGAACCAGCAGAACATGCGCAAGCCTCCCGAGGGCCAGGACCAGCAGCATCCGCAACACCAGCAGCAGGGCATCCCGCAGCAGGGCATGCGAGGTCCGGGCGCTCCGGTGCCCGCCGGCATATCGGGCCCGCCGCAGCAGCAGATGGGCGGCCCCATGGGTGGCCCGCCCCAGCTGCCGAGCGGTGCCCCGCAGCTGCCCGCCGGCCCCGGCGGTCAGGGTCCCCAGGGTCCGGGCCCGATGGGTCCCGGTCCGATGGGTCAGGGGCCTGGCCCGATGCAGGGTCAGATGGGTCCCGGCCCGATGGGCGGCCCCATGGGTCCCGGCCCGATGGGTCAGGGTCCCGGTGGCGACAGCGCCGCGCGTGTCCTGTCGCTTGCCCAGCAGACCGCCGACCAGGCGATCGCCGAGGCGCGTTCCGAGGCCAACAAGATCGTCGGCGAGGCGCGTTCGCGGGCCGAGGGTCTGGAGCGTGACGCCCGTGCCAAGGCCGACGCCCTGGAGCGGGACGCGCAGGAGAAGCACCGCGTCGCGATGGGCTCCCTGGAGTCCGCCCGCGCCACGCTGGAGCGCAAGGTCGAGGACCTGCGCGGCTTCGAGCGCGAGTACCGCACGCGCCTGAAGTCGTACCTGGAGTCGCAGCTGCGCCAGCTGGAGACCCAGGCCGACGACTCGCTGGCCCCGCCGCGCACCCCGGCGACCGCGTCCCTCCCGCCGTCCCCGGCGCCTTCCATGGCCCCGGCCGGCGCGAGCGCCCCGTCGTACGGCGGCAACCAGACGATGGGTGGCGCGCCCAGCCCGTCCGCCCCGTCCTACGGCGGTCAGCAGCAGATGTCCCCGGCGATGACCCAGCCGATGGCACCGGTGCGTCCGCAGGGCCCCTCCCCGATGGGCCAGGCTCCCTCGCCGATGCGCGGGTTCCTCATCGACGAGGACGACAACTGA
- a CDS encoding YggT family protein — MGVAMEVLYIALMVFLIVLIFRLVMDYVFQFARSWQPGKAMVVVLEATYTVTDPPLKLLRRFIPPLRLGGVALDLSFFVLMIIVYILISIVGNLAR, encoded by the coding sequence ATGGGCGTGGCCATGGAGGTTCTCTACATCGCGCTGATGGTGTTCCTCATCGTGCTCATCTTCCGGCTGGTCATGGACTATGTGTTCCAGTTCGCCCGCTCGTGGCAACCCGGCAAGGCGATGGTGGTCGTTCTGGAGGCCACCTACACTGTCACCGATCCACCGCTGAAGCTTCTGCGGCGGTTCATCCCGCCGCTGCGTCTCGGGGGCGTGGCGCTCGACCTGTCCTTCTTCGTACTGATGATCATCGTCTACATCCTGATCTCCATCGTGGGAAACCTCGCGAGGTGA
- a CDS encoding cell division protein SepF has protein sequence MAGAMRKMAVYLGLVEDDGYDGRGFDPDDDFEPELDPEPERDRRRHEPSHQSHGAHQSQRDEPVRVVQPPAPREPVSHAPSLPAESGRPARIAPVASITQERASLEKNAPVIMPKVVSEREPYRITTLHPRTYNEARTIGEHFREGTPVIMNLTEMDDTDAKRLVDFAAGLVFGLHGSIERVTQKVFLLSPANVDVTAEDKARIAEGGFFNQS, from the coding sequence ATGGCCGGCGCGATGCGCAAGATGGCGGTCTACCTCGGCCTCGTGGAGGACGATGGGTACGACGGCCGGGGTTTCGACCCCGATGACGACTTCGAACCCGAACTGGACCCGGAGCCCGAGCGCGACCGCCGACGGCACGAGCCGTCGCACCAGTCGCACGGGGCACACCAGTCCCAAAGGGACGAACCGGTACGAGTGGTGCAGCCTCCGGCGCCGCGCGAGCCGGTGTCCCACGCCCCTTCGCTTCCGGCGGAATCCGGGCGCCCGGCGCGCATCGCGCCCGTGGCGTCCATCACACAAGAACGCGCAAGCCTGGAGAAGAACGCACCGGTGATCATGCCCAAGGTCGTGTCGGAACGTGAGCCGTACCGGATCACCACGCTGCACCCTCGAACCTACAACGAGGCCCGTACCATCGGGGAACACTTCCGTGAAGGCACCCCGGTGATCATGAATCTGACTGAGATGGACGACACAGACGCGAAGCGACTTGTCGACTTTGCGGCCGGTTTGGTGTTTGGTCTTCATGGCAGCATCGAGCGGGTGACGCAGAAGGTGTTTCTGTTGTCGCCTGCTAACGTCGATGTCACGGCGGAGGACAAGGCCCGCATCGCAGAGGGCGGGTTCTTCAACCAGAGCTGA
- a CDS encoding YggS family pyridoxal phosphate-dependent enzyme, protein MTDRSAELAANLANVEERIAAACAAADRPREEVTLIVVTKTYPASDVRVLAELGVRHVAENRDQEAAPKAAECDDLPLTWHFVGQLQTNKVRSVVGYADVVQSVDRSRLVTALSKEAVRAEREVGCLLQVALDAGESARGERGGVAPGGIEELADLVARAPGLRLDGLMTVAPLTGEYAGRQRAAFERLMDLSTDLRRTHPAATMVSAGMSADLEQAVAAGATHVRVGTAVLGVRPRLR, encoded by the coding sequence ATGACGGACCGCAGCGCTGAACTCGCCGCGAACCTGGCGAACGTGGAGGAACGGATCGCCGCCGCCTGCGCGGCCGCGGACCGCCCGCGCGAGGAGGTGACCCTCATCGTGGTCACCAAGACGTACCCGGCCTCGGACGTGCGGGTCCTGGCGGAACTCGGGGTGCGCCATGTCGCCGAGAACCGCGACCAGGAAGCGGCCCCCAAGGCCGCCGAATGCGATGATCTGCCCCTTACTTGGCATTTTGTTGGTCAACTTCAGACCAACAAGGTGCGATCCGTGGTCGGTTACGCGGATGTCGTGCAGTCCGTCGATCGTTCCCGGCTCGTCACGGCGCTCTCGAAGGAGGCCGTGCGGGCGGAGCGGGAGGTGGGCTGTCTCCTCCAGGTCGCGCTGGACGCGGGCGAGAGCGCCAGGGGCGAGAGAGGGGGTGTGGCGCCCGGTGGAATCGAAGAGTTGGCCGACCTCGTCGCCCGGGCGCCGGGGCTGCGTCTCGACGGGCTGATGACCGTCGCGCCGCTCACCGGGGAGTACGCGGGGCGCCAACGAGCGGCGTTCGAGCGGCTCATGGATTTGTCGACCGACCTGCGCAGGACACATCCGGCTGCCACCATGGTCTCGGCAGGGATGAGCGCGGACCTCGAACAGGCCGTGGCCGCCGGGGCGACACATGTGCGCGTCGGCACCGCGGTACTCGGAGTCCGCCCCAGGCTCCGGTAA
- the pgeF gene encoding peptidoglycan editing factor PgeF, whose protein sequence is MIGQRDTVSGAHFAFTDRWGGVSAAPYEELNLGGAVGDDPGAVRTNRELAARSLGLGPGRVVWMNQVHGADVAVVDGPWDSPAGIPSVDAIVTARRGLALAVLTADCTPVLLADPVARIAAAAHAGRPGMVAGVVPAAVRAMVDLGAEPARIVARTGPAVCGRCYEVPEAMRAEVAAVEPAAHSETSWGTPAVDVSAGVHAQLERLGVRDREQSPVCTLESADHFSYRRDRTTGRLAGYVWLD, encoded by the coding sequence GTGATAGGACAGCGCGACACCGTGAGCGGCGCCCACTTCGCCTTCACCGACCGGTGGGGCGGGGTGAGCGCCGCTCCGTACGAGGAGCTCAATCTCGGCGGAGCGGTCGGCGACGACCCCGGCGCCGTGCGGACCAACCGCGAACTGGCCGCCAGGTCGCTCGGGCTCGGCCCGGGCCGGGTGGTCTGGATGAACCAGGTGCACGGCGCGGACGTGGCGGTGGTGGACGGACCGTGGGACTCCCCGGCCGGCATCCCGTCCGTCGACGCGATCGTCACGGCTCGAAGGGGTCTCGCCCTCGCCGTGCTCACCGCCGACTGCACGCCGGTGCTGCTCGCCGACCCCGTTGCCCGGATCGCCGCCGCGGCCCACGCCGGACGGCCCGGCATGGTGGCCGGGGTCGTCCCCGCCGCCGTACGGGCCATGGTGGATCTCGGCGCCGAGCCCGCCCGGATCGTCGCCCGCACCGGGCCCGCGGTCTGCGGACGGTGCTACGAGGTGCCGGAGGCGATGCGCGCCGAGGTGGCCGCCGTCGAGCCGGCGGCGCACTCCGAGACCAGTTGGGGCACGCCGGCGGTCGATGTGAGCGCCGGGGTGCACGCGCAGCTCGAGCGCCTCGGGGTGCGCGACCGGGAGCAGTCGCCGGTGTGCACGCTGGAGTCGGCCGACCACTTCTCGTACCGCCGCGACCGCACCACCGGTCGGCTCGCGGGCTATGTCTGGCTGGACTGA
- the ftsZ gene encoding cell division protein FtsZ: protein MAAPQNYLAVIKVIGVGGGGVNAINRMIEVGLKGVEFIAINTDAQALLMSDADVKLDVGRELTRGLGAGANPAVGRKAAEDHREEIEEVLKGADMVFVTAGEGGGTGTGGAPVVANIARSLGALTIGVVTRPFTFEGRRRANQAEDGIAELREEVDTLIVIPNDRLLSISDRQVSVLDAFKSADQVLLSGVQGITDLITTPGLINLDFADVKSVMSEAGSALMGIGSARGDDRAVAAAEMAISSPLLEASIDGARGVLLSISGGSDLGLFEINEAAQLVSEAAHPEANIIFGAVIDDALGDEVRVTVIAAGFDGGQPPARRDNVLGSSSVKREEPTPVRQPESRPTFGSLGSVTPKEDPEPAAPEPANDLPAAAPPVTPAPRTYADSAAEELDVPDFLK, encoded by the coding sequence GTGGCAGCACCGCAGAACTACCTCGCAGTCATCAAAGTCATCGGTGTCGGCGGCGGTGGTGTCAATGCCATCAACCGGATGATCGAGGTCGGTCTCAAGGGCGTCGAGTTCATCGCCATCAACACCGACGCACAGGCGCTGTTGATGAGCGACGCCGACGTCAAACTCGACGTCGGCCGCGAACTCACCCGCGGACTCGGCGCCGGAGCCAACCCGGCCGTCGGCCGCAAGGCCGCCGAGGACCACCGCGAGGAGATCGAGGAGGTCCTCAAGGGGGCCGACATGGTCTTCGTGACGGCCGGTGAAGGCGGCGGCACCGGCACCGGCGGCGCGCCCGTCGTGGCCAACATCGCGCGCTCGCTGGGTGCCCTCACCATCGGCGTGGTCACGCGCCCGTTCACCTTCGAGGGACGGCGCCGCGCGAACCAGGCCGAGGACGGCATCGCCGAGCTCCGCGAAGAGGTCGACACCCTCATCGTCATCCCCAACGACCGGCTGCTGTCCATCTCGGACCGCCAGGTCAGCGTGCTCGACGCGTTCAAGTCCGCGGACCAGGTGCTGCTGTCCGGTGTGCAGGGCATCACCGACCTGATCACCACCCCCGGCCTGATCAACCTGGACTTCGCCGACGTGAAGTCGGTCATGTCCGAGGCCGGTTCGGCCCTCATGGGCATCGGTTCGGCCCGCGGCGACGACCGCGCGGTGGCGGCGGCCGAGATGGCGATCTCCTCGCCGCTCCTGGAGGCCTCCATCGACGGCGCCCGGGGCGTGCTGCTGTCCATCTCCGGCGGCTCCGATCTCGGCCTGTTCGAGATCAACGAGGCCGCCCAGCTGGTCAGCGAGGCCGCGCACCCCGAGGCCAACATCATCTTCGGCGCGGTCATCGACGACGCCCTCGGCGACGAGGTCAGGGTCACCGTGATCGCGGCCGGCTTCGACGGCGGCCAGCCTCCCGCCCGGCGGGACAACGTCCTCGGATCGTCCTCGGTCAAGCGCGAGGAGCCCACCCCGGTGCGGCAGCCCGAGAGCCGCCCGACCTTCGGCTCGCTCGGCAGTGTGACGCCGAAGGAGGACCCGGAGCCGGCCGCTCCCGAGCCCGCGAACGACCTTCCGGCCGCCGCCCCGCCGGTGACGCCGGCACCGCGCACCTACGCGGACAGCGCGGCCGAGGAACTGGACGTACCGGACTTCCTCAAGTGA
- a CDS encoding FtsQ-type POTRA domain-containing protein gives MAGPTTAERGERQQESSGPPLVRRLRRLSPRTIVILSAAVLLLAGGGIWLLYGSQWTRVEHVSVSGTRVLTPAQVRAAAEVPVGAPLISVDTDAVAARLRRELPRIDTVDVVRSWPHGIGLKVVERTPVLVEEKGGNFVEVDHEGVRFATVSQAPKGVPVLELSLSRSSSAAASLRRFGDGRLVREAVAVAADIPAAVARDTRVVKVRTYDDISLELNGGRTVSWGSSEQGREKARTLTALMKAASRARHFDVSVPTAPASSGS, from the coding sequence GTGGCCGGACCGACGACCGCCGAGCGCGGTGAACGCCAGCAGGAGTCGTCCGGCCCACCTCTCGTCCGCCGGTTGAGGCGGCTCTCTCCTCGTACGATCGTCATTCTGTCGGCCGCCGTGCTGCTCCTGGCCGGCGGCGGCATCTGGCTGCTCTACGGCTCGCAGTGGACGCGCGTGGAGCACGTGTCCGTCTCCGGCACCCGGGTTCTGACGCCCGCGCAGGTGCGCGCGGCCGCCGAGGTGCCGGTGGGGGCGCCGCTGATTTCCGTCGACACCGACGCCGTCGCGGCGCGTCTGCGCCGCGAATTGCCCCGAATTGACACCGTTGACGTCGTTCGCTCATGGCCCCACGGAATCGGGCTGAAAGTGGTCGAGCGCACTCCGGTTCTGGTGGAGGAAAAGGGCGGAAACTTCGTCGAAGTGGACCACGAGGGTGTCCGGTTCGCCACGGTTTCACAGGCGCCGAAAGGTGTACCCGTCCTGGAATTGTCCCTTTCCCGGTCGAGCTCGGCGGCCGCGAGCCTGCGGCGCTTCGGCGACGGCAGGCTCGTGCGCGAGGCGGTCGCGGTCGCGGCGGACATTCCGGCCGCGGTCGCGCGTGACACCCGGGTCGTCAAGGTCCGTACCTACGACGACATCTCGCTGGAGTTGAACGGTGGCCGCACCGTCTCCTGGGGCAGCAGTGAGCAGGGGCGCGAGAAGGCCCGCACGCTCACCGCCCTGATGAAAGCGGCCTCCCGTGCGCGGCACTTCGACGTCAGCGTTCCCACCGCGCCCGCGTCATCAGGGAGTTGA
- the murG gene encoding undecaprenyldiphospho-muramoylpentapeptide beta-N-acetylglucosaminyltransferase has translation MHVVLAGGGTAGHIEPALALADALRRQDPTVGITALGTERGLETRLVPERGYELALIPAVPLPRKPTPELITVPGRLRGTIKAAEQILERTKADVVVGFGGYVALPGYLAAKRLGVPIVIHEANARPGLANKIGSRYAAQVAVSTPDSKLRGARYIGIPLRRSIATLDRAAMRPEARAMFGLDPNLPTLLVSGGSQGARRLNEVVQQVAPWLQQAGIQILHAVGPKNELPHVQQMPGMPPYIPVSYLDWMDLAYAAADMMLCRAGAMTVAELSAVGLPAAYVPLPIGNGEQRLNAQPVVKAGGGLLVDDAELTPEWVQQNVLPVLADPHRLYEMSRAASEFGRRDADELLVGMVYEAIASQR, from the coding sequence GTGCATGTCGTACTCGCCGGCGGAGGTACCGCGGGCCACATCGAGCCCGCGCTCGCCCTCGCGGACGCCCTGCGCAGGCAGGACCCGACCGTGGGGATCACGGCCCTGGGCACGGAGCGCGGCCTGGAGACACGCCTCGTCCCCGAGCGGGGCTACGAGCTCGCGCTGATCCCCGCGGTGCCGCTGCCACGCAAGCCCACCCCCGAACTGATCACCGTCCCGGGCCGGCTGCGCGGCACGATCAAGGCCGCCGAGCAGATTCTCGAGCGCACCAAGGCCGACGTCGTGGTCGGCTTCGGCGGTTACGTCGCCCTGCCCGGCTACCTGGCCGCCAAGCGGCTCGGCGTGCCGATCGTGATCCACGAGGCGAACGCCAGGCCGGGCCTCGCCAACAAGATCGGTTCCCGGTACGCCGCCCAGGTCGCCGTCTCCACTCCCGACAGCAAGCTGCGCGGCGCCCGCTACATCGGCATCCCGCTGCGCCGCTCCATCGCCACCCTGGACAGGGCCGCGATGCGCCCCGAGGCCCGCGCGATGTTCGGGCTCGACCCGAACCTGCCCACGCTGCTGGTCTCCGGCGGCTCGCAGGGCGCCCGCCGCCTCAACGAGGTCGTCCAGCAGGTCGCGCCCTGGCTCCAGCAGGCGGGCATCCAGATCCTGCACGCGGTGGGCCCGAAGAACGAATTGCCGCACGTGCAGCAGATGCCGGGAATGCCCCCCTACATCCCGGTAAGTTACCTGGACTGGATGGACCTCGCGTACGCCGCGGCGGACATGATGCTGTGCCGCGCGGGTGCGATGACCGTCGCCGAACTCTCCGCCGTCGGGCTTCCGGCCGCGTATGTCCCGCTGCCCATCGGCAACGGCGAACAGCGGCTGAACGCCCAGCCGGTGGTCAAGGCCGGCGGCGGACTGCTGGTCGACGACGCGGAACTCACCCCGGAGTGGGTGCAGCAGAACGTGCTGCCCGTGCTCGCCGACCCGCACCGGCTGTACGAGATGTCCCGCGCCGCAAGCGAGTTCGGCCGCCGCGACGCCGACGAACTGCTCGTCGGAATGGTGTACGAGGCCATCGCCTCGCAGCGTTAG